From a region of the Odoribacter splanchnicus DSM 20712 genome:
- a CDS encoding RNA polymerase sigma factor produces MGNDFLFTRIKQGDEKALEKFTKENYLFFCALANRYVNDVQEAEDIVQEVLIRLWENRRHYQDITCLRSFVYTMIRNQSLNLIRNRKRSSQHFHLLPEEEENNFFNILVEEESNRLLFNAINTLAPQSAAIIQLSLQGLKNEEIARELSISENTVKVLKYRSLKKLRQLLHHRIFNILAFYI; encoded by the coding sequence ATGGGGAATGACTTTTTATTTACACGGATAAAACAAGGAGATGAAAAAGCTCTGGAAAAATTCACAAAAGAAAATTATCTCTTTTTTTGTGCTTTAGCCAACCGTTATGTCAACGATGTACAAGAGGCGGAAGATATTGTGCAGGAAGTATTGATCCGCCTGTGGGAAAACAGAAGGCACTATCAGGACATCACCTGTTTACGAAGTTTCGTATATACTATGATCCGGAATCAGTCTTTAAATCTGATCCGGAATCGCAAACGTTCAAGTCAACACTTTCATCTCCTGCCCGAAGAAGAGGAAAACAATTTTTTCAACATTCTCGTCGAGGAAGAAAGCAACCGTCTGCTTTTCAATGCGATAAATACTTTAGCTCCACAAAGTGCGGCCATCATACAACTCAGTCTTCAAGGCTTGAAAAATGAAGAAATCGCCCGGGAATTATCCATCTCCGAGAATACGGTGAAAGTTCTGAAATACCGTTCTCTGAAAAAACTCAGGCAGCTCTTGCATCATCGTATTTTCAACATACTCGCTTTTTATATCTGA
- a CDS encoding FecR family protein encodes MDTSRLNHIAGLIARKGSGGKLTGTEQQELEEWIRASRMNRESYDRIISGRGVIRLMELEKQIDTDRSFKKLTVRLKWRCWKRRILTAGVAAMVMIGIMSAFWWWEQEGITVPESAGQPGIKPGGNCAVLVLGNGCRVDLQKDCDTLQLPGISWDHRKGTIVYDGRENKTGWPERNTLMVPLRGEYRLVLGDGTKVWLNSASSLNYPVQFAEKERCVELDGEAYFEVTPDPERPFIVKSGDVQTRVLGTAFNFSAYRGENASTITLLTGKVAVSAPGHAERVLLPGQQLKYDAENRKTVIKEVDAEDFVVWKDGLFLFNDCGLEEIIPRLSRWYGVTFHYDREKFGDLKFYIKTRRYEDIGTILNLLKLTENVTYSIEGNEVTLYRTGENK; translated from the coding sequence ATGGATACGAGTAGATTGAATCATATTGCCGGATTGATTGCCAGAAAAGGATCGGGAGGGAAGCTGACCGGGACCGAACAACAGGAATTGGAGGAGTGGATACGAGCTTCCCGGATGAATAGAGAGAGTTACGATCGGATTATTTCGGGAAGGGGAGTGATACGTTTGATGGAATTGGAGAAACAGATCGATACCGACCGCTCTTTTAAGAAATTGACGGTCAGGTTGAAGTGGCGTTGCTGGAAGCGCCGTATACTGACGGCAGGTGTTGCTGCGATGGTCATGATCGGAATTATGTCGGCTTTTTGGTGGTGGGAACAGGAAGGGATAACTGTTCCGGAGTCGGCCGGGCAACCTGGAATAAAGCCGGGAGGAAACTGTGCTGTTTTAGTATTGGGTAATGGTTGTCGGGTGGATTTACAAAAGGATTGTGATACGTTACAGCTACCTGGAATTTCCTGGGACCACCGGAAGGGAACGATCGTATATGACGGTCGGGAGAATAAAACCGGCTGGCCGGAGAGGAATACCTTGATGGTTCCGTTACGGGGAGAATATCGCTTGGTTTTGGGCGATGGTACGAAGGTATGGTTGAATTCCGCTTCTAGCCTGAATTATCCGGTACAGTTTGCAGAAAAAGAACGGTGCGTAGAATTGGACGGGGAAGCTTACTTTGAAGTGACTCCTGATCCGGAGAGACCTTTTATCGTAAAATCCGGAGACGTACAGACCCGGGTATTGGGAACGGCTTTCAATTTTTCTGCATACCGGGGAGAAAATGCATCGACGATTACTTTATTGACGGGAAAAGTGGCTGTTTCGGCTCCGGGACATGCTGAGCGTGTGTTATTGCCCGGACAACAGTTGAAATATGATGCAGAAAACCGGAAGACTGTAATAAAAGAGGTCGATGCCGAAGACTTCGTCGTCTGGAAAGACGGTTTATTCTTGTTCAATGATTGTGGACTGGAGGAAATCATTCCCCGCTTGAGTCGGTGGTATGGGGTTACCTTTCATTATGACAGGGAGAAATTCGGCGATCTGAAATTTTATATCAAAACCCGTCGTTATGAAGATATCGGGACAATATTGAATCTCTTGAAATTAACTGAAAATGTGACTTATTCGATAGAAGGCAACGAGGTGACTCTTTATCGGACAGGGGAAAATAAATAA
- a CDS encoding SusC/RagA family TonB-linked outer membrane protein, whose protein sequence is MKKKQIYFSSGGGKLRKMTLIMKMTVIFLLCANLVMATESFGQEKYSFSLNRVTLEEALNQILQNSGYYIVYTVNDIRKIADVSLNMEQVTIEQALDRVLSLNGLKYTVSENAIVIAKDASAVKNLQSEQMKVQGTVKDEKGLPLPGASVYLKAENTLGVTTDIGGHFEFKVPAGLKGKVVLVISFIGMETVELPLDGREHYEISMKPEITSLDDVLITGYQTISRERATGAFDIVDKRQLEKPASDLSSRLIGTTAGVQATLTEDGKASLEIRGRSSLNANAQPLIVVDGFPVEGGFETINPNDVESVSILKDAAAASIWGARSGNGVIVVTTRKAAKGDKLNVAFNTFLRFRQKIDLDYANPTAASADQIRYEEMIFGKYGVALNEGIFSEDDVAGKCYTLAQIALNEARLGNISEDTKRLRLQELQETDYKDDVYKHLLRNPFLQQYNLSVSGGGERVGVMTSLLYEKDKTHYIGTQDEKYMLNMRMNSDICKWLKLDISGMFQYVKKQNNGAVLHASDENDIAISDLSPYEHLTNRDGSYTHIVRDYYLPAMERLVGNGFPYSDWFYNPLQEIRSRDRSTKDIKARFQAALTLKLWEGLNFSSSLQYEIFNSKRRDLYKEDSWVVKNPVNYYTEYNDATGVVGKSAYPTGQFLDQYTSEMQGYTFRNQVNFNRTFRRHDFNVVLGTELRHRRTTSYTSPRVYGYNDETLTSKLFPNGTGKLAIKDLFGNTITVDDYASTFTFNTDRFFSLYGNAAYTFDNKYTISGSVRTDASNFITDDPKYRYAPFWSVGGMWNLGQESFMSDYLFIDWLRLRLTYGYNGNVDTSTSFKPLVSIGSVENVYKHEITGSIASFGNPELRWEKVGSVDIGIDYSFWGGKLAGKLDYYRKYSKDLIATISISSANGTTSQKLNNAEMLNSGIELEVGSQLDIIGKDIQWYGNVNYAYNLNRIERLFVTDNSAKTYLRGDFKEGENASTIYAWHYAGVNKDGIPCVEEGSSPDGLRPMNTVYDNTSDATGWLRPQGVKVAPHIMGLTTGFKVYNFDLSLIVTGKFGHKFKRSSFNYPTMGKTGTSKIWVHKDVSKLLDGDKAMPPLLTDTEDSNQMYYDSYYTDAMDYLYHNANHIRFQELNLTWHIPEVWLQKIGFRTAAVYGQINNLGLITANKYKNDPEFPEGTVKPERSFIVGVKFNF, encoded by the coding sequence ATGAAAAAAAAGCAGATTTATTTTTCTTCCGGAGGAGGAAAATTGAGGAAAATGACGTTAATCATGAAAATGACGGTTATCTTTTTGTTGTGCGCTAATTTAGTGATGGCTACCGAATCTTTTGGACAGGAAAAGTATTCTTTTTCTTTGAATCGGGTGACACTGGAGGAAGCCTTGAATCAAATATTGCAGAATTCCGGATATTATATCGTTTATACGGTAAACGATATCCGTAAGATTGCCGATGTTTCTCTGAATATGGAACAAGTCACTATAGAGCAGGCTTTGGATCGGGTGTTGTCGCTGAATGGATTGAAGTACACGGTCAGTGAAAATGCAATCGTTATTGCTAAGGATGCTTCGGCGGTAAAAAATTTGCAGAGTGAACAGATGAAAGTGCAAGGTACGGTAAAGGATGAAAAGGGCTTGCCTTTGCCGGGGGCTTCTGTTTATTTGAAGGCAGAAAATACCTTGGGGGTAACTACCGATATCGGAGGACATTTTGAATTTAAAGTACCTGCCGGCTTGAAGGGGAAGGTGGTATTGGTGATTTCTTTCATCGGGATGGAGACAGTGGAGCTTCCTTTAGACGGGCGTGAACATTATGAGATATCGATGAAACCGGAAATAACTTCTTTGGATGACGTACTGATCACCGGCTATCAGACGATTTCCCGGGAACGTGCGACGGGAGCGTTCGATATCGTCGACAAGCGGCAGTTGGAAAAACCGGCTTCCGATTTATCATCCCGGCTGATCGGAACTACAGCAGGCGTTCAGGCTACTCTGACAGAAGATGGAAAAGCCAGTCTGGAAATCCGGGGACGCTCGAGCTTGAATGCCAACGCTCAACCGCTGATTGTCGTGGACGGTTTCCCTGTGGAAGGAGGATTCGAAACGATTAATCCGAATGACGTGGAAAGCGTTTCTATACTAAAAGATGCTGCAGCTGCTTCAATTTGGGGAGCCAGATCCGGTAACGGCGTGATTGTGGTCACTACCCGCAAAGCGGCCAAAGGAGATAAACTGAATGTCGCCTTTAATACTTTTTTGCGCTTCCGGCAGAAAATAGATTTGGATTATGCCAATCCTACTGCCGCTTCTGCAGATCAGATCCGCTACGAAGAAATGATTTTCGGAAAATATGGGGTTGCTTTGAATGAAGGGATTTTCTCAGAAGATGATGTGGCCGGAAAATGCTATACCTTAGCACAAATCGCTTTGAATGAAGCCCGGCTGGGAAATATTTCCGAAGACACGAAAAGGCTCCGTTTACAGGAATTGCAGGAGACGGATTATAAGGATGACGTTTATAAACATTTGTTGAGAAATCCTTTTTTGCAGCAATACAATTTATCCGTATCCGGAGGAGGAGAAAGAGTCGGTGTCATGACGTCGTTATTGTATGAAAAAGACAAAACCCATTATATTGGTACACAGGATGAAAAATATATGCTCAATATGCGGATGAACAGCGATATTTGCAAGTGGCTGAAATTAGATATTTCCGGAATGTTCCAATATGTGAAAAAGCAGAATAACGGAGCCGTCCTCCATGCATCCGATGAAAACGATATCGCGATAAGCGATCTTTCTCCTTATGAACACCTGACAAACCGGGACGGTTCTTATACACATATTGTCCGCGACTATTACCTGCCGGCCATGGAGCGGTTGGTCGGTAATGGCTTTCCTTATTCCGACTGGTTTTATAATCCTTTACAGGAAATCAGAAGCCGTGACCGTTCGACTAAGGACATCAAGGCCCGTTTCCAGGCTGCACTGACCCTGAAATTATGGGAAGGCTTGAATTTCTCCTCTTCGTTACAATATGAGATTTTTAATTCCAAAAGGCGGGATCTTTACAAAGAGGATTCCTGGGTAGTCAAAAATCCGGTGAATTATTATACCGAATATAACGATGCAACAGGAGTCGTCGGGAAATCGGCCTATCCGACAGGGCAGTTTCTGGACCAATACACTTCGGAAATGCAAGGGTATACTTTTAGGAATCAGGTAAATTTTAACCGGACTTTCAGGAGACATGATTTTAATGTTGTGTTAGGAACCGAATTGCGGCATCGCCGGACAACTTCCTATACCTCTCCCCGGGTATACGGCTACAATGACGAGACGCTGACTTCCAAACTTTTCCCTAACGGAACCGGTAAGCTGGCGATAAAAGACCTCTTCGGGAATACGATTACAGTCGATGATTATGCAAGTACCTTTACATTTAACACCGATCGTTTCTTTTCTCTATATGGCAATGCCGCTTATACTTTCGATAATAAATACACGATCAGTGGGAGTGTCCGGACAGATGCGTCGAATTTTATTACGGACGATCCTAAATATCGTTATGCTCCTTTTTGGTCTGTGGGAGGAATGTGGAATCTGGGACAGGAAAGTTTTATGAGCGATTATTTGTTTATCGATTGGCTGCGTCTGCGTTTGACCTATGGGTACAATGGAAATGTAGACACTTCTACCTCGTTTAAACCTTTGGTGAGTATCGGTTCGGTTGAGAATGTTTATAAACATGAGATTACCGGTAGTATTGCGAGTTTTGGAAATCCCGAACTTCGCTGGGAAAAGGTCGGGAGTGTAGATATCGGAATCGATTATTCTTTCTGGGGAGGTAAACTGGCCGGAAAACTGGATTATTACCGGAAGTACAGTAAAGATCTGATCGCGACGATTTCTATTTCTTCGGCCAACGGGACAACCAGTCAAAAGTTGAATAATGCGGAAATGCTGAACAGTGGGATCGAACTGGAAGTAGGAAGCCAGCTCGATATTATAGGAAAAGATATCCAATGGTATGGTAATGTCAACTATGCTTATAATTTGAACCGGATAGAAAGATTATTTGTTACCGATAATAGTGCAAAGACTTATTTGAGAGGTGACTTTAAAGAGGGAGAAAATGCCAGTACGATATATGCCTGGCATTATGCCGGGGTAAATAAGGACGGTATCCCTTGTGTGGAGGAAGGGAGTAGTCCTGACGGCTTGAGGCCGATGAACACCGTTTACGACAATACTTCGGATGCAACCGGCTGGCTCAGGCCACAGGGCGTAAAGGTGGCTCCCCATATTATGGGGCTGACTACCGGTTTTAAGGTTTATAATTTCGATCTTTCTTTGATTGTTACCGGAAAATTCGGTCATAAATTCAAACGTTCTTCTTTCAATTATCCGACAATGGGAAAGACCGGAACTTCGAAAATCTGGGTACATAAAGATGTAAGTAAATTATTGGACGGGGATAAGGCTATGCCTCCCTTGCTGACGGATACCGAAGACTCCAATCAAATGTATTACGATAGTTATTATACGGATGCGATGGACTATCTGTACCATAATGCCAATCATATTCGTTTCCAGGAATTGAATCTGACCTGGCATATCCCGGAGGTATGGTTACAGAAAATAGGTTTCCGGACCGCTGCCGTTTATGGACAGATCAATAATCTGGGTTTGATTACAGCGAATAAATATAAAAATGACCCGGAATTCCCGGAGGGTACGGTCAAACCGGAACGTTCTTTTATTGTTGGGGTAAAATTTAATTTTTAA